One segment of Pristis pectinata isolate sPriPec2 chromosome 3, sPriPec2.1.pri, whole genome shotgun sequence DNA contains the following:
- the dld gene encoding delta-like protein D yields MARRNLCLLITVFATLQQASPSGVFELKLQEFNNRKGLSGNANCCKGGSASNYGLPCECKTFFRVCLKHYQANISPEPPCTYGSALTPVLGSNSFSIPDAEAFSNPIRFPFAFTWPGTFSLIIEALHADPTDDLSTDNPDRLISRLATQRHLTVGDEWSQDVHISSRTELKYSYRFVCDEHYYGEGCSVFCRPRDDAFGHFSCGEKGEKMCNPGWKGPYCTESICLPGCDEQHGYCDKPGECKCRVGWQGRYCDECIHYPGCLHGTCQQPWQCNCQEGWGGLFCNQDLNYCTHHKPCKNGATCTNTGQGSYTCSCRPGFTGSNCEIEINECDANPCKNGGSCTDLENHYSCTCPPGFHGKNCELSAMKCEDRPCFNGGRCSDKPTGGYSCHCPASYSGFNCEKKIDHCSSSPCTNDAQCVDIGNSYICQCRAGFMGRNCNIDADNCASMPCLNGGTCQDGINDYTCTCLSGFSGKNCSISLSKCINNPCHNGATCHERNDHYICQCAHGYGGLNCQFLLPEQPRGQTVIIDIKDKYTDAENKGQFPWVAVGAGIILVLMLLLGCAAIVVCMRVKLQKGQQQPDISKSEIETMNNLTDCHREKDISISIIAATQIKNTNKKVDLQSESSAERNGYKVKYPSVDYNLVHELKNEDFLKDENERGDASTPEAEQKNAPQHNGEPSERKQPESTYTASKDTKYQSVYVISEEKDECIIATEV; encoded by the exons ATGGCCCGACGCAACCTCTGCCTCCTTATCACAGTTTTTGCCACGCTTCAGCAG gCCTCTCCCTCGGGGGTGTTTGAGCTGAAACTGCAGGAGTTTAATAATCGCAAGGGTCTGAGTGGGAATGCGAATTGTTGCAAAGGCGGCTCAGCTTCTAACTACGGACTGCCTTGCGAATGCAAGACCTTCTTCCGCGTGTGTCTGAAGCATTACCAGGCGAACATCTCCCCGGAGCCCCCGTGCACCTACGGAAGTGCCCTCACCCCTGTGCTCGGCTCCAACTCATTCTCCATCCCGGACGCCGAAGCCTTCAGCAACCCCATTCGATTCCCCTTCGCGTTCACCTGGCCG gggACTTTCTCTCTGATCATTGAAGCCTTACATGCAGACCCCACCGATGACCTCAGCACAG ATAATCCGGATCGGCTCATCAGCCGCCTGGCTACCCAGAGACACCTCACCGTGGGTGACGAGTGGTCCCAGGATGTCCACATTAGCAGCAGAACCGAACTCAAGTACTCCTACCGCTTCGTCTGCGACGAGCACTACTACGGGGAGGGCTGCTCCGTCTTCTGCCGCCCCAGAGATGACGCCTTTGGCCACTTCAGCTGTGGCGAGAAGGGTGAAAAGATGTGCAACCCGGGCTGGAAGGGGCCCTACTGCACTGAAT CTATCTGCCTTCCTGGATGCGACGAACAACACGGATACTGCGACAAACCTGGGGAATGCAA ATGCCGAGTGGGATGGCAAGGACGATACTGTGATGAGTGCATTCATTATCCCGGTTGTCTTCATGGAACATGTCAACAGCCTTGGCAATGTAACTGTCAGGAAGGGTGGGGTGGTCTGTTTTGCAACCAAG ACCTGAATTATTGTACTCACCACAAACCATGCAAAAATGGAGCCACGTGCACAAACACTGGTCAGGGGAGCTACACTTGTTCCTGCCGCCCTGGTTTCACTGGGTCCAACTGTGAAATAGAGATCAATGAATGTGATGCAAATCCCTGCAAAAATGGTGGAAGCTGCACA GATCTGGAGAACCATTACTCTTGTACTTGCCCACCTGGTTTCCATGGGAAAAACTGTGAACTGAGTGCCATGAAATGTGAAGACAGGCCCTGCTTTAATGGAGGGAGATGCTCAGACAAACCTACTGGTGGCTACAGCTGTCACTGCCCAGCCAGTTACTCTGGCTTCAACTGTGAAAAGAAAATTGATCACTGCAGTTCCAGTCCTTGCACGAATG ATGCTCAGTGTGTTGATATTGGGAATTCTTACATATGCCAGTGTCGCGCTGGCTTCATGGGCAGAAACTGTAATATTGATGCGGACAACTGTGCAAGCATGCCCTGCCTTAACGGCGGAACATGTCAGGATGGAATTAATGACTACACCTGCACCTGTCTGTCTGGATTTAGTGGGAAGAACTGCAGCATCTCTCTCAGTAAATGCATCAACAACCCTTGCCACAATGGGGCAACCTGCCATGAAAGAAATGATCATTACATCTGCCAGTGTGCCCATGGGTATGGTGGCCTTAACTGTCAGTTCTTGCTGCCAGAGCAGCCTCGAGGTCAAACTGTCATCATTGACATTAAGGATAAATACACAGATGCTGAGAACAAGGGCCAGTTCCCGTGGGTTGCCGTGGGTGCTGGGATTATTTTGGTCCTGATGCTGCTCCTGGGATGCGCGGCAATTGTTGTCTGCATGCGGGTAAAGCTTCAGAAGGGCCAGCAGCAGCCTGACATCTCCAAGAGCGAGATAGAGACGATGAACAACCTTACTGACTGCCATCGTGAGAAAGATATTTCCATTAGCATCATTGCTGCCACTCAGATCAAAAACACCAACAAAAAAGTAGACTTGCAAAGTGAAAGCTCTGCAGAGAGAAATGGCTACAAGGTTAAATACCCTTCAGTGGATTATAATCTGGTACACGAGTTAAAGAATGAAGACTTCCTTAAGGATGAAAATGAGCGGGGGGATGCCAGTACTCCGGAGGCAGAGCAGAAAAATGCTCCACAGCACAATGG TGAACCGTCAGAAAGGAAGCAGCCAGAGTCCACATACACTGCCTCAAAAGACACCAAGTACCAGTCGGTATACGTCATATCAGAAGAGAAGGATGAATGTATAATTGCAACTGAG GTGTAA